The proteins below are encoded in one region of Elgaria multicarinata webbii isolate HBS135686 ecotype San Diego chromosome 8, rElgMul1.1.pri, whole genome shotgun sequence:
- the TYSND1 gene encoding peroxisomal leader peptide-processing protease has translation MAEAPRLTAEDAGCIVRVSPAPAPADETRRPSPQGPWSGSGVVLSQAPGLVLCHGTIFSPFLLAAERQNWPRRKVLLADSFLPDLQIQVLLPGECSSSSSRTPSRNWPGKDTGDNIPVLRFNPLSNLHKTPSSLNLHQAQLLVMAPCLQFQDAFSQVFRASDQWHFGGDEAGQESGSSLADDLPFLHCFALLRILGCDFPRTGRVSCATAQLLRKGDPVFTCGSPFGSFCPDIFMNTLSKGIVSNTAGEGNALILTDARCLPGTEGGGVYMTSGIGFHLVGIIVAPLCWKSTEWVGLTLVCAIDRILESIGSILSGPRWCLKSWTHPMELVTTPRGMMVAREGLDQQMLAAVVLVECGPIWGSGVLVNSRLVLTCRHVVHGASSVCVRLQPSPEKASIAKGKVVFATKDSSPYDVALVELEESLSTFAVPVLASKFRTGEDVTIVGFGVFGRACGPSLTSGILSSVVAVHNEPVMLQATCAVHGGSSGGALFATHSGKLLGIVASNTRDNSIGVTYPHLNFSIPITVLQPAILEYICSRSLHGFRELDRVDDRVQVVWRLQKEPVEIPLSKL, from the exons ATGGCTGAGGCTCCGCGCTTGACAGCAGAGGACGCGGGTTGTATTGTCCGCGTCTCTCCCGCCCCTGCTCCCGCCGACGAGACGCGCAGGCCTTCGCCCCAAGGCCCCTGGAGCGGCAGTGGCGTCGTCTTGTCCCAGGCGCCCGGCCTTGTCCTCTGTCATGGGACCatcttctcccccttccttctggCGGCTGAGCGGCAAAACTGGCCCCGGCGCAAAGTCCTGCTGGCTGACAGCTTCCTCCCAGACCTCCAGATTCAGGTGCTCCTGCCAGgtgaatgcagcagcagcagcagccgaacCCCTAGCAGGAACTGGCCAGGTAAGGACACGGGGGACAACATCCCGGTTCTGAGATTCAACCCGCTTTCAAACCTTCACAAGACGCCCAGCAGCCTGAACCTCCACCAGGCCCAGCTGCTGGTGATGGCCCCCTGCCTGCAGTTCCAGGATGCTTTCTCCCAAGTCTTCAGGGCGTCTGATCAgtggcattttgggggggatgAGGCTGGACAGGAATCTGGCTCCTCTCTTGCGGACGACTTGCCTTTCCTGCACTGCTTCGCCCTGCTGAGAATCCTGGGTTGCGATTTCCCCCGCACAGGTCGGGTGAGCTGTGCCACAGCCCAATTGCTGCGGAAGGGGGACCCGGTCTTTACCTGTGGCTCCCCTTTTGGATCCTTTTGCCCAGATATTTTCATGAATACCCTCAGCAAAGGGATAGTGAGTaacacagccggggaaggcaatgccCTAATCCTGACGGACGCTCGCTGCTTACCTGGCACTGAAGGCGGGGGCGTCTATATGACGTCAGGAATCGGTTTCCACCTAGTTGGGATCATCGTCGCTCCGCTTTGCTGGAAGTCCACTGAGTGGGTTGGCTTGACTCTGGTTTGTGCCATCGACCGTATTCTGGAGAGCATTGGGAGCATCCTTTCTGGGCCGCGTTGGTGTCTGAAAAGCTGGACGCACCCCATGGAACTTGTGACCACGCCTCGTGGAATGATGGTAGCCAGAGAAGGGCTAGATCAGCAGATGTTGGCTGCTGTGGTTCTGGTGGAATGTGGACCGATCTGGGGGTCTGGTGTGCTGGTCAATTCAAGGCTTGTCTTGACCTGTCGACATGTGGTCCATGGCGCATCTAGTGTCTGTGTGAGATTACAGCCCAGCCCTGAAAA GGCTTCCATAGCGAAAGGGAAAGTGGTGTTCGCTACCAAGGATTCTTCCCCCTATGATGTAGCCCTGGTGGAATTAGAGGAAAGCTTGTCCACTTTTGCAGTGCCAGTTCTGGCATCCAAGTTTCGTACAG GAGAAGACGTGACTATTGTTGGCTTCGGTGTCTTCGGACGCGCCTGTGGCCCATCACTAACCTCAGGGATCTTGTCGTCGGTGGTAGCTGTGCACAATGAGCCTGTGATGCTTCAGGCCACCTGTGCGGTTCATGGAGGCTCAAGTGGGGGAGCCCTCTTTGCCACCCACAGTGGGAAACTCCTAG GTATCGTTGCCAGCAACACGAGGGATAACAGCATAGGAGTGACGTACCCCCACCTGAACTTCAGTATTCCCATTACGGTCCTGCAGCCCGCCATCTTGGAATACATCTGCAGCAGAAGCTTGCATGGCTTCCGGGAACTAGACCGGGTGGATGACAGGGTCCAGGTTGTCTGGAGGCTCCAAAAAGAACCTGTGGAGATACCGCTCAGCAAACTCTGA